One stretch of Pseudoalteromonas shioyasakiensis DNA includes these proteins:
- a CDS encoding PAS-domain containing protein: MTAALLFVALAYIGVLFWLANWGDKTTPLAKRISHHPFVYSFSLGIYCTSWTYYGSVGTAATSSWNYLPILIGPALLFFFGQGFLRKLVLVSKKQNITTIADFISARYGKRQTTAIMVTIIALLATIPYIALQLKALSSSFLLLQNDNRISGSMLALSATLIMAMFAIFFGTRKVDVTEYRSGLMLAVAFESMIKLLALVAVAGLALYTLFNLSTVQTEQLTGSIWQHWQNFDFFSFNFIGQSLMAAAAIICLPRQFHVTVVDNQDKRHLYTARWAFPLYLLLTAAMIFPIATAAIHPGIGSGFSPDSFVLALPLMHENAFLTTFVFIGGLSAATAMIVVATLTLSTMISNDVVLPLMLRRKFKRNLITSSYKSQILLVRRFTIAGILILSYFYQQWFGHGKALASMGLVAFSLVSQLLPAIVGGLYWRKGHAYGVYAGLLAGFICWVLFLMLPILDAGNSLNAELQQTLITRGTLIALFANIGCYISFSLGADERLIDKIQAAAFVNPKEQAVFARRLNKNVKATVYDFKVLLQTFLGVQRSQQVLAHFALSHNLDDNNAHPEPEFIAYCERALTGVLGASSAQALIHTVASGKRMAFEEVVNFFDETTQALQFNQNLLFTSLENLSHGISVVDKELNLVAWNKRYAEMFAYPDDFLEVGQPIEDVLRYNAERGECGPGEVERHVEKRVQHLKNGTPHHFIRHRRNGQVFEMIGNPLPDGGFVTSFSDITTHIETQNALEEVNMDLENRIEARTQEIRTINKDLQAQIDSRVQTEQALTLAKKEAEQANDSKTRFLALASHDILQPLNAARLYLAAIDDKTLSSNNLNNFEKLGASLDSTVHLMSALLEIAKLEQGAMTPTPRHFSIDDILAPLKNEYAIMSSEKGLKLTIRSQGIIVHSDITYLRRIIQNLVSNAVKYTESGRVLIACRKRKHHLRIEVWDTGPGISEVEQAKIFNDFYRIEAGDNKGVGLGLGVVKRMADLLSLRLDVSSTPGKGSRFSIEVPYGESQFIQQKDTPKKGVENRSAMNIIAVDDDPENLNAMASLLQKWQANYQLFDQVETVMAYAKEHRAPDVILMDYQLGHDCDGITLIKTLREIWQSPVPAILITAVRDEALKQQTKKEQIHYLSKPVKPAKLKALLNHSA, translated from the coding sequence ATGACAGCTGCGCTTTTATTTGTTGCACTCGCCTATATTGGCGTGTTGTTTTGGTTGGCAAATTGGGGAGACAAAACCACTCCTCTTGCAAAAAGAATTAGTCACCACCCATTTGTTTATTCTTTTTCATTAGGAATTTACTGTACATCTTGGACTTATTACGGTTCGGTCGGAACAGCAGCCACCAGCAGTTGGAATTACTTACCTATATTAATTGGCCCTGCGCTGTTATTTTTCTTCGGCCAAGGATTTTTACGCAAATTAGTATTAGTAAGTAAAAAGCAAAATATCACCACCATCGCCGACTTTATTTCAGCTCGCTATGGTAAGCGGCAAACCACCGCCATTATGGTGACGATTATCGCTTTATTAGCGACGATTCCGTATATCGCACTACAATTAAAAGCACTTAGCAGCAGCTTCTTGCTGTTGCAAAACGACAATCGTATCTCTGGCTCTATGCTGGCACTTTCAGCAACACTCATCATGGCAATGTTTGCGATATTCTTTGGTACTCGTAAGGTGGATGTAACCGAATATCGCTCAGGGCTGATGCTTGCTGTTGCCTTTGAATCTATGATTAAACTACTGGCTTTAGTGGCCGTTGCTGGGCTTGCTTTATACACATTATTTAATTTAAGTACGGTGCAAACCGAGCAGCTAACGGGCTCTATTTGGCAGCACTGGCAGAACTTCGACTTTTTTAGTTTTAACTTTATTGGCCAATCACTAATGGCGGCAGCAGCGATTATCTGTTTACCAAGACAATTCCACGTTACGGTGGTCGATAACCAAGATAAACGTCACCTTTATACTGCCCGCTGGGCATTCCCACTTTATTTGTTGCTTACAGCAGCAATGATTTTTCCTATTGCCACTGCAGCTATACACCCAGGCATTGGCAGTGGTTTTTCACCTGATAGCTTTGTGTTAGCACTGCCGCTAATGCACGAGAACGCTTTTTTAACGACCTTTGTATTTATTGGTGGTCTATCAGCGGCGACGGCGATGATTGTAGTAGCCACACTCACACTCAGCACCATGATCTCAAATGATGTGGTGTTGCCGTTAATGCTGCGTCGTAAGTTTAAACGTAACCTCATCACCAGCAGCTATAAGTCACAAATTCTCTTAGTAAGACGCTTCACAATTGCTGGTATTTTAATTTTGTCGTATTTCTACCAGCAATGGTTTGGCCATGGTAAAGCACTCGCTAGTATGGGTTTAGTCGCCTTTTCTTTGGTATCACAATTACTCCCAGCCATTGTTGGTGGCTTATATTGGCGAAAAGGTCATGCTTATGGAGTTTATGCCGGATTATTAGCAGGCTTCATTTGTTGGGTCTTGTTCTTAATGCTGCCTATTTTAGATGCGGGTAATAGCCTAAACGCAGAGCTGCAACAAACACTTATTACTCGTGGCACCCTAATCGCTTTATTTGCAAATATAGGTTGTTACATTAGTTTTTCGCTCGGAGCGGATGAACGTTTAATTGATAAAATTCAAGCAGCTGCTTTTGTTAATCCTAAAGAGCAAGCAGTATTCGCAAGACGCTTAAATAAAAACGTTAAAGCCACTGTTTATGACTTTAAAGTGCTGCTACAAACCTTCTTAGGTGTGCAGCGCTCACAACAAGTATTGGCTCACTTTGCGTTATCCCATAACTTAGATGATAACAACGCACACCCAGAGCCTGAGTTTATCGCTTATTGTGAACGTGCCTTAACCGGTGTGCTTGGTGCATCTTCAGCACAAGCGCTGATCCACACGGTTGCTTCTGGTAAACGCATGGCCTTTGAAGAAGTCGTTAACTTTTTTGATGAAACCACGCAAGCTCTGCAATTTAACCAAAACTTACTATTTACCTCTCTTGAAAACCTCAGTCATGGTATTTCGGTTGTTGATAAAGAACTGAATTTGGTGGCATGGAATAAACGCTACGCAGAGATGTTTGCCTACCCAGATGACTTTCTCGAAGTCGGCCAACCTATTGAAGACGTGCTCAGATACAATGCCGAGCGCGGCGAATGTGGCCCAGGTGAAGTTGAGCGTCATGTAGAAAAACGTGTACAGCACCTTAAAAATGGCACGCCCCATCACTTTATTCGCCATCGCCGCAATGGCCAAGTGTTCGAAATGATAGGTAACCCACTGCCAGATGGCGGCTTTGTAACAAGTTTCTCTGATATCACCACGCATATCGAAACACAAAATGCACTTGAAGAAGTAAACATGGATCTTGAAAACCGCATTGAAGCGCGTACTCAAGAAATTCGTACTATCAATAAAGATTTACAAGCACAAATCGATAGCCGGGTACAAACTGAGCAAGCACTTACTTTAGCTAAAAAAGAGGCAGAGCAAGCCAATGATAGTAAAACGCGCTTTCTGGCCTTAGCTAGCCACGATATTTTACAACCGCTGAATGCGGCGCGCCTATACCTTGCAGCTATAGATGATAAAACCCTTTCGAGTAACAACCTAAACAACTTTGAAAAGCTTGGTGCTAGTTTAGATTCGACGGTGCATTTAATGTCGGCACTTTTAGAAATCGCTAAGCTAGAGCAAGGTGCAATGACCCCTACCCCGCGTCACTTTAGTATTGATGACATACTTGCCCCGCTGAAAAATGAATACGCTATTATGTCGAGCGAAAAAGGTTTAAAACTGACAATACGTTCACAGGGGATTATCGTTCACAGTGATATCACTTACCTACGCCGAATTATTCAAAACTTGGTTTCAAATGCAGTTAAATACACCGAGAGTGGTCGAGTTTTAATTGCTTGTCGCAAACGTAAACATCATTTACGCATTGAAGTATGGGATACAGGTCCTGGTATTAGTGAGGTAGAGCAAGCAAAAATCTTCAATGACTTTTATCGTATTGAAGCCGGTGATAACAAAGGAGTTGGTCTTGGCTTAGGGGTAGTAAAACGAATGGCTGACTTACTCTCTTTACGTTTAGATGTAAGCTCAACACCAGGAAAAGGTAGCCGCTTTAGTATTGAAGTGCCTTATGGTGAAAGCCAATTTATCCAACAAAAAGATACTCCTAAGAAAGGTGTTGAGAATCGCAGCGCAATGAACATTATTGCGGTTGATGATGACCCGGAAAACCTTAATGCCATGGCAAGCCTATTACAAAAATGGCAGGCAAATTATCAACTATTTGATCAAGTTGAGACCGTGATGGCCTATGCCAAAGAGCACCGTGCGCCAGATGTGATTTTAATGGATTATCAGCTTGGCCATGATTGCGATGGTATTACGCTTATTAAAACTCTAAGAGAAATCTGGCAAAGCCCAGTACCCGCAATTTTAATCACAGCAGTACGTGATGAAGCGCTAAAGCAGCAAACCAAAAAAGAGCAAATTCATTACCTTAGTAAACCTGTTAAGCCCGCAAAACTCAAAGCACTGCTTAACCACAGCGCTTAA
- the acs gene encoding acetate--CoA ligase — MSESIYPVPAHIKNAALVDNDKYNTLYKQSIDDPEGFWREHGKRLDWSTPYNKVKNTSFDKGHISIRWYEDGQLNASYNCIDRHLATKADKTALIWEGDNPEHKENISYQQLHDEVAKLANGLKKLGVSKGDRVAIYMPMTPQAIYAMQACARIGAIHSVVFGGFSPSAIADRINDSGAKVVITSDEGRRAGNCVPLKANVDEAVSQDSVTTVEHVIVHQLTGGEVEWNSHDIWWHELVADLPAKCEPEPMNAEDPLFILYTSGSTGQPKGVVHTTGGYLVYASMTHEYVFDLKEDDIFWCSADVGWITGHSYIAYGPLVNGCTQVVFEGVPTYPTAGRMGEVIDKHNVTILYTAPTAIRALMAKGDEPTATSTRKSLRVMGSVGEPINPEAWAWYYEHIGNENCPIVDTWWQTETGGIMITPLPGATDMKPGSATRPFFGIAPALFDAEGNTLEGAVDGNLVILDSWPSQARTVYGDHERFEQTYFSAYPGVYFTGDGCRRDEDGYYWITGRVDDVLNVSGHRLGTAEIESALVAHEAVAEAAVVGYPHDIKGQGIYVYITPNEGVVVSDELTKEVRNWVRKELSPIASPDMIQWSPGLPKTRSGKIMRRILRKIAANEHQQLGDTSTLADPSVVDELIENRLNR; from the coding sequence ATGTCAGAAAGTATCTATCCAGTACCAGCGCATATCAAGAATGCAGCACTAGTTGATAACGATAAATATAATACACTGTACAAGCAATCTATTGATGACCCTGAAGGATTTTGGCGAGAGCACGGTAAACGTCTTGATTGGTCAACTCCTTATAATAAAGTAAAGAACACCTCATTCGACAAAGGCCACATCAGCATTCGCTGGTATGAAGACGGCCAACTTAACGCATCTTATAACTGTATTGACCGCCACCTTGCCACTAAAGCCGATAAAACAGCCCTCATTTGGGAAGGCGACAACCCTGAACACAAGGAAAATATTAGCTACCAACAGCTTCATGACGAAGTAGCTAAACTAGCCAATGGCCTTAAAAAATTAGGCGTATCAAAAGGTGACCGTGTCGCTATTTACATGCCAATGACACCACAGGCTATTTACGCTATGCAAGCTTGTGCACGTATTGGTGCGATTCACTCTGTGGTATTTGGTGGTTTCTCTCCATCAGCGATTGCTGACCGAATTAATGATTCAGGCGCTAAAGTGGTAATTACTTCAGACGAAGGTCGTCGTGCTGGCAATTGCGTACCACTTAAGGCAAATGTTGATGAAGCGGTATCACAAGATTCAGTTACCACGGTTGAGCACGTTATTGTGCATCAGTTAACTGGTGGTGAAGTTGAGTGGAATAGCCATGATATTTGGTGGCATGAACTTGTCGCTGACTTACCTGCTAAGTGTGAACCAGAGCCAATGAATGCAGAAGATCCGCTTTTCATTCTTTATACCTCAGGCTCAACGGGTCAACCAAAAGGTGTAGTTCATACAACCGGGGGTTATCTCGTTTATGCATCGATGACACATGAATACGTGTTTGATCTAAAAGAAGATGATATTTTCTGGTGTAGTGCTGATGTGGGCTGGATCACAGGTCACAGCTACATTGCTTATGGCCCATTAGTGAATGGCTGCACGCAAGTGGTATTTGAAGGTGTACCAACCTACCCAACAGCGGGCCGTATGGGTGAAGTGATTGATAAGCACAACGTGACTATCCTATATACAGCACCAACGGCTATTCGTGCTCTAATGGCAAAAGGTGATGAACCAACAGCTACCTCAACACGCAAAAGCTTGCGCGTAATGGGGTCAGTGGGTGAGCCAATTAACCCAGAAGCTTGGGCGTGGTATTACGAGCATATTGGTAACGAAAATTGCCCAATCGTAGATACTTGGTGGCAAACAGAGACTGGTGGCATCATGATCACACCATTACCAGGTGCGACAGATATGAAACCAGGCTCCGCAACACGTCCGTTCTTTGGTATTGCCCCTGCACTATTTGATGCTGAAGGGAATACACTAGAAGGCGCGGTTGATGGCAATCTTGTTATTTTAGACAGCTGGCCATCACAAGCACGTACAGTTTATGGCGACCATGAACGCTTTGAACAAACCTATTTCTCAGCATACCCAGGTGTGTACTTCACAGGTGACGGTTGTCGTCGTGATGAAGATGGCTACTACTGGATCACTGGCCGTGTAGATGACGTGCTTAACGTATCAGGTCACCGCCTAGGTACTGCAGAAATCGAAAGTGCACTTGTAGCTCACGAAGCGGTGGCAGAAGCTGCTGTAGTCGGTTACCCGCATGATATTAAAGGTCAGGGCATCTATGTTTACATCACACCAAATGAAGGTGTTGTAGTGAGCGATGAACTAACGAAAGAGGTACGTAACTGGGTTCGTAAAGAATTAAGCCCAATCGCTTCACCAGATATGATCCAATGGTCTCCGGGTCTACCAAAAACACGTTCTGGTAAGATCATGCGTCGAATTTTACGTAAAATTGCGGCAAACGAGCACCAACAGCTTGGTGATACGTCTACACTAGCCGATCCAAGTGTTGTTGATGAGCTAATCGAAAACCGATTAAATCGTTAA
- a CDS encoding DUF2339 domain-containing protein, giving the protein MDDGIALLILLVLVVVGGSIAGIIAFFQLSSLKRELAALRIKLNAPYIHNSQANTVNSFDNLNEDLTDTSKLEPKPEAINKPSEAMAKKPQQTKPKPATFNPLVSQLVTQIKANWLTWVGAVALAFGGIFLARYSLEAGLLSETMRLILGAIFGLSLIVAAEVLHRKGIIFDGFSNYIPAALASGGFISCFALTLLAYSHYGLLQALPAFSILTLVSLAASWMALRFGPVLAVIGIIGAYSVPVWVDTGSSDFVALLTYVAFVSVSASLVAHYVKRHWLWYLLWAGHLGWYCLVAMSAAKNLHWFINLYALFSIVLLIAIPRLGLTIKQVEYRPHRFKTLLKQLPDNLLLLAVVMPLYLLLISSNQLLTWQLSMLSLVALLLFLVLKNSVWDHWLIIAVVSVVCLLTGQYNAVDYSEQLFVFRQNYGAGLFFIALFAGYGFLFGRKYPKRLGFALLASLSGFVIISCLYVITPDHALMTAYPVWCFVLLALSAWLFKLSINSTNPMQVFSYWLGGNANISLALTMLLEGSSLTLALAAQVLLVSFYVNKHKLSIPTWPLKGLVGALLVRLSFAPWSADYSDALLLGMHWSLVVYPVCAGLFYMAARHWQQQTVRVWLEGAMLHCIALFITTETSYQLVGHYPDFADLSVYEYILLTCNWGILGCVYLMRSRFTEQLGKLYEVAGFALLTLSGLLVLKSFTAVNPFFEPINIGSWPIVNWLLLFWLVPANIAIWASQLTKSQRYLHKLFTVFSGVLIVLYINAEIRHNWQGEFINLALPTSDAELYSYSLAWLIIGALVVVVGQLKTITVLQKFGLGILALVVLKVFLVDMANLTGLLRAISFIGLGLSLVALSWLFQKFKAKPSALP; this is encoded by the coding sequence ATGGACGACGGTATTGCGTTACTAATATTACTAGTACTAGTTGTTGTAGGTGGCTCAATTGCTGGCATTATTGCCTTTTTTCAACTGTCTAGTTTGAAGCGAGAATTGGCTGCTCTTCGAATAAAACTTAACGCGCCATATATTCATAATTCACAAGCAAATACTGTAAATTCGTTTGATAATTTAAACGAAGATCTGACCGACACTTCAAAACTAGAACCAAAGCCTGAAGCCATTAATAAGCCAAGTGAGGCAATGGCTAAAAAGCCACAGCAAACGAAACCCAAGCCTGCAACTTTTAATCCGCTAGTTAGCCAACTCGTTACACAAATTAAAGCCAATTGGCTAACTTGGGTAGGAGCGGTTGCTCTTGCCTTTGGTGGTATCTTTTTGGCCCGCTATTCACTTGAAGCCGGTTTATTATCCGAAACCATGCGACTCATACTTGGCGCTATTTTTGGTTTGAGCTTAATTGTCGCGGCTGAGGTTTTACATCGTAAAGGTATTATCTTTGATGGGTTTAGCAACTATATTCCCGCGGCGCTGGCAAGTGGCGGCTTTATTAGTTGTTTTGCATTGACCTTACTAGCCTACAGCCATTATGGCTTACTACAAGCCTTACCAGCATTTAGCATTTTAACCTTGGTCTCTTTGGCTGCAAGCTGGATGGCATTACGTTTTGGCCCCGTGCTGGCTGTAATTGGTATTATTGGCGCTTACAGTGTGCCTGTATGGGTAGATACTGGGAGTAGTGACTTTGTTGCACTCCTTACTTATGTTGCTTTTGTCAGTGTATCAGCTTCGCTAGTCGCACATTACGTAAAACGGCATTGGTTGTGGTATCTGTTATGGGCGGGGCATTTAGGCTGGTATTGCTTGGTTGCAATGAGTGCAGCGAAAAACCTGCACTGGTTTATTAATCTTTATGCGCTGTTTAGCATTGTATTGTTAATTGCGATTCCACGCTTAGGGCTGACTATTAAACAAGTTGAATACCGCCCACACCGCTTTAAAACGCTACTGAAACAACTGCCCGATAACCTTCTGTTATTAGCTGTTGTCATGCCACTTTATCTTTTACTCATAAGCAGTAACCAGCTACTAACCTGGCAGCTTAGTATGTTGTCGTTAGTGGCTTTACTGTTGTTTTTGGTATTAAAAAACAGTGTATGGGATCACTGGCTGATAATAGCTGTAGTGAGTGTGGTGTGCTTGCTTACAGGGCAATACAATGCAGTAGATTATTCTGAGCAGCTTTTTGTTTTTAGACAAAATTATGGAGCAGGGCTGTTTTTTATTGCTTTGTTTGCTGGTTATGGGTTTTTGTTTGGTCGAAAATACCCTAAACGCTTAGGTTTTGCTTTACTCGCTTCACTTTCAGGCTTTGTGATTATTAGTTGCTTATATGTCATTACTCCCGATCATGCCTTGATGACGGCGTATCCGGTTTGGTGCTTTGTATTATTGGCACTATCTGCTTGGCTATTTAAGTTATCAATCAATAGTACAAATCCAATGCAGGTATTTAGTTACTGGCTTGGTGGTAATGCCAACATTAGTTTAGCGTTAACCATGCTATTAGAGGGTAGCAGCTTAACCTTAGCGCTTGCTGCGCAAGTGTTGTTAGTCAGTTTTTATGTCAATAAACATAAACTCAGTATTCCTACTTGGCCCCTTAAAGGCTTAGTTGGCGCTTTACTTGTTAGGTTAAGCTTTGCTCCTTGGTCAGCTGACTACAGTGATGCGCTGTTGCTCGGGATGCATTGGAGTTTAGTTGTGTACCCTGTATGTGCAGGCTTATTTTACATGGCAGCAAGGCACTGGCAGCAGCAAACTGTTCGCGTTTGGCTAGAAGGTGCCATGCTTCATTGTATCGCTTTATTTATTACCACAGAGACGAGCTATCAGTTGGTAGGGCACTATCCTGACTTTGCGGATTTGTCTGTGTATGAATATATTTTGCTGACTTGTAACTGGGGAATATTGGGATGTGTCTACCTAATGCGTTCACGATTTACTGAGCAATTAGGTAAACTTTATGAAGTTGCAGGTTTTGCGTTGTTAACATTGAGTGGCTTGTTAGTGCTGAAAAGCTTTACCGCTGTAAATCCGTTTTTTGAGCCGATAAATATAGGTAGTTGGCCGATTGTTAACTGGTTACTCTTATTCTGGTTAGTCCCTGCTAATATTGCAATTTGGGCAAGCCAACTGACAAAATCTCAGCGCTATTTGCATAAGCTGTTTACAGTATTTTCAGGTGTGTTGATTGTGTTATACATCAATGCGGAAATTCGCCACAACTGGCAAGGAGAATTTATAAATCTTGCTTTGCCGACCTCAGATGCAGAGCTTTACAGTTATTCTTTAGCTTGGCTTATCATCGGTGCTTTGGTAGTCGTGGTAGGGCAGTTAAAAACCATTACGGTATTACAAAAGTTCGGTCTAGGGATATTGGCGCTGGTGGTATTAAAAGTGTTCTTGGTTGATATGGCAAACTTAACCGGGTTACTGCGTGCTATTTCGTTTATCGGTTTAGGCTTATCGCTAGTTGCACTTAGTTGGTTGTTCCAAAAATTTAAGGCAAAGCCCTCAGCTTTGCCTTAA
- a CDS encoding response regulator transcription factor → MSQFLIADDHPLFREALKGALSAKFADLEVFESENFETTLQVLSEQEDLDILLLDLHMPGNGDLYGLIRIREDYPSLPIAVVSGSEDINVVSKVMGYGAMGFIPKSSSSDDIALAINHILEGDVWLPLELKDKVAAVDGEDKEIAAQVASLTPQQYKVLQYLHEGLLNKQIAYELHISEATVKAHITAIFRKLGVYNRTQAVLIASKLQLEPIESA, encoded by the coding sequence ATGAGTCAGTTTTTAATAGCGGACGATCATCCGTTATTTCGTGAAGCGCTGAAAGGGGCATTGAGTGCTAAGTTCGCTGATTTAGAAGTGTTTGAATCGGAAAACTTTGAGACCACTTTGCAGGTGCTAAGCGAACAAGAAGATCTTGATATCTTACTACTAGACCTTCACATGCCAGGCAATGGCGATTTATACGGCCTTATTCGCATTCGCGAAGACTATCCAAGCTTACCAATAGCTGTTGTTTCTGGCAGCGAAGACATCAATGTAGTTTCTAAAGTAATGGGGTATGGTGCGATGGGATTTATTCCTAAGTCATCTTCATCAGATGATATTGCATTGGCAATCAACCACATTCTTGAAGGCGATGTTTGGCTTCCACTTGAACTTAAAGACAAAGTGGCTGCTGTTGATGGCGAAGACAAAGAAATTGCAGCGCAAGTGGCCTCACTTACGCCACAACAATATAAGGTTTTACAATACTTACATGAAGGCTTGTTAAACAAACAAATTGCTTACGAATTACATATTTCTGAAGCAACAGTTAAAGCACACATTACAGCAATTTTTAGAAAGCTAGGTGTGTATAATCGTACTCAAGCGGTATTAATTGCTTCTAAATTACAATTAGAGCCTATTGAGTCGGCATAA
- a CDS encoding porin, whose amino-acid sequence MTTTKVTALKTLTASAVLCALAGTANAATIGNTDVSYGGYVKLDAMWSDYSAGVPAGGSIGRDFYVPGTTPVGADSDSDAVFDMHARQSRFNLGTATKLDDGKTIKTKIEIDFIASAPGGNERVSNSYAPRIRQAFVTYDGWLFGQAWSNFQNVGALPETLDFVGPAEGTVFVRQAQARYTTGNWSFSIENPESTVTVGGARVATDDASMPDFTARYAHKADWGELVFTGLARQLTYKQNGIDADTSSFGISASGKVNFGQNNLKFMLTQGSGLGRYIGLNVANGAVLDGDDLDAIDSTSGFIAYQQHWNSQWRSTFLYSFFSADNNTDLLAVTGDPTEMSQSYSANLLYSPVKKLTFGVEFKHAERELESGADGDMDRLQFSAKYVF is encoded by the coding sequence ATGACAACAACAAAAGTAACCGCATTAAAAACACTCACAGCTTCAGCTGTTTTATGTGCACTTGCAGGTACCGCTAACGCCGCAACCATTGGCAACACTGACGTTTCTTATGGTGGCTATGTAAAACTTGATGCCATGTGGAGTGATTACTCTGCAGGCGTACCAGCTGGCGGCAGTATTGGCCGTGACTTTTACGTACCGGGTACAACACCGGTAGGCGCAGACAGCGACAGCGATGCTGTGTTTGACATGCATGCACGCCAATCTCGCTTTAACCTAGGCACAGCAACAAAGTTAGACGATGGTAAAACCATTAAAACTAAAATTGAAATCGACTTTATTGCTTCAGCGCCAGGCGGTAATGAACGTGTTAGTAACTCTTACGCGCCTCGTATTCGTCAAGCATTTGTGACTTATGATGGTTGGTTATTTGGTCAAGCTTGGTCAAACTTCCAAAACGTAGGCGCATTACCTGAAACGCTCGACTTCGTTGGTCCTGCTGAAGGTACTGTGTTCGTCCGTCAAGCACAGGCACGCTACACCACAGGTAATTGGTCATTCTCTATCGAAAACCCAGAGAGTACAGTCACTGTTGGCGGAGCACGCGTAGCTACCGATGATGCATCAATGCCAGACTTTACAGCACGTTACGCACATAAAGCTGATTGGGGTGAATTAGTATTTACCGGTCTTGCTCGCCAGTTAACTTATAAACAAAATGGTATTGATGCTGATACATCATCGTTTGGTATCAGTGCCTCAGGTAAAGTTAATTTTGGCCAAAATAACCTTAAATTTATGCTTACTCAGGGTTCAGGTTTAGGCCGCTACATTGGTCTAAATGTAGCTAATGGTGCTGTTCTTGACGGTGATGATCTAGATGCAATTGATTCAACATCAGGCTTTATTGCCTACCAACAACACTGGAACAGCCAATGGCGCTCAACTTTCCTTTACTCATTCTTCTCAGCAGATAACAACACAGATTTACTTGCTGTGACTGGCGATCCTACAGAAATGAGCCAAAGCTATAGTGCCAACCTTTTATATTCGCCTGTTAAAAAGCTTACATTTGGTGTTGAATTTAAACATGCTGAGCGTGAGTTAGAAAGCGGTGCAGACGGCGATATGGATCGTCTGCAATTCTCTGCAAAATATGTGTTTTAA
- the purU gene encoding formyltetrahydrofolate deformylase, whose product MNTILTTQCDDDVGLIAKITGLCHQHNLNITRNNEFVDKDAKRFFMRTELSGVISDDFLPSLAELLPDGAELALHSNEKTKVVLLATKEAHCLGGVLLKQFEKALNIEVLAVIANYADLAPLAAGFGVPFHVVSHEGLSRAEHDQQVGDLIASYQPDIIGLAKYMRILSPEFVARFEGKIINIHHSFLPAFIGAKPYHQAFERGVKIIGATAHFVNNELDEGPIILQDVTHVSHADTAEMMAKMGKDVEKTVFCKALQLASEHKLFINGNRTVVFA is encoded by the coding sequence ATGAACACGATTTTAACCACACAATGCGATGATGATGTTGGTCTAATTGCCAAGATCACCGGTCTTTGTCATCAGCATAATTTAAACATTACACGTAATAACGAATTTGTAGATAAAGACGCTAAACGCTTTTTTATGCGTACAGAGTTAAGCGGCGTTATTTCAGATGATTTTTTACCAAGCCTTGCTGAGCTACTGCCTGATGGCGCAGAGCTTGCCCTGCATAGCAACGAAAAAACCAAAGTAGTATTGCTTGCCACCAAAGAAGCCCATTGTTTAGGCGGTGTATTACTTAAGCAATTCGAAAAAGCATTAAATATCGAAGTACTGGCTGTGATTGCCAACTATGCAGATTTAGCTCCGCTAGCTGCAGGCTTTGGCGTACCATTTCATGTGGTGTCGCACGAAGGTTTAAGCCGTGCAGAGCATGATCAACAAGTAGGTGATTTAATTGCCAGCTATCAGCCAGATATTATTGGCCTAGCTAAATATATGCGTATTTTAAGCCCCGAATTTGTGGCGCGCTTTGAAGGTAAAATTATTAATATCCACCATTCATTTTTACCCGCCTTTATTGGTGCAAAGCCTTACCATCAAGCATTTGAACGCGGCGTGAAAATTATCGGTGCGACCGCTCACTTTGTTAATAATGAGCTTGATGAAGGGCCTATTATTTTACAGGATGTGACGCATGTCAGTCATGCTGATACCGCAGAGATGATGGCAAAAATGGGTAAAGATGTAGAGAAAACGGTGTTCTGTAAAGCACTGCAACTAGCATCTGAGCATAAACTGTTTATTAATGGTAATCGAACAGTGGTGTTCGCTTAA